A single genomic interval of Zunongwangia sp. HGR-M22 harbors:
- a CDS encoding head maturation protease, ClpP-related — protein MPQPKPYYNIVKNEAAKEATIYIYGAIGGIDWDTYETINTASKFTQEFNDLEKDADTIHIRINSPGGAVFEGQAIYNAIFSSNKKIITYNDGICASMAALILLSGDKIHAFKNSLLMIHNSSSSYWGNKKEVEEQLEAAEKIDKALGTAIEDRLGITAEEVEKDYLNYKDNWFTTDEAEELGFYDHIIKKEKAQVPEDIMQLKPKDMVSKYAAMTFTIPETKSKITNTMSKPNSFPNLVAVLGATLATTDKGSYINDEQKEAIDNRIAADALAIQTANAAKEKAEQDLQAEKDSRQQAIDAEKANTTAALTAMRTAATDAGVENIAENATMEDINTALTAQIAVLNGKPGASHTSGAAEDKNTEGEHNYINFESSIYKDLQ, from the coding sequence TTGCCACAACCAAAGCCTTATTACAACATTGTAAAGAACGAAGCCGCCAAAGAAGCGACCATTTATATCTATGGTGCAATTGGCGGTATCGATTGGGATACTTACGAAACGATAAACACCGCTTCTAAATTCACACAAGAATTTAACGATTTGGAGAAAGATGCGGACACCATCCACATAAGAATCAATTCTCCCGGCGGAGCAGTATTTGAAGGTCAGGCAATTTACAATGCAATCTTCTCTTCTAATAAAAAGATCATTACTTATAATGATGGGATTTGCGCCAGTATGGCTGCACTTATACTTCTTTCCGGAGACAAAATCCACGCCTTTAAAAATTCCCTCTTAATGATTCATAACTCCAGTTCTTCTTACTGGGGAAATAAAAAAGAGGTTGAAGAACAACTTGAAGCTGCAGAAAAAATCGACAAGGCATTAGGAACGGCAATCGAAGATCGCCTAGGCATTACGGCAGAAGAAGTTGAAAAAGACTATCTGAACTATAAAGACAATTGGTTTACAACTGATGAAGCTGAAGAGCTTGGATTTTATGATCATATTATTAAAAAAGAAAAAGCCCAGGTTCCTGAAGATATCATGCAATTGAAACCTAAGGATATGGTAAGCAAGTATGCTGCCATGACCTTCACTATTCCCGAAACAAAATCTAAAATCACAAATACCATGAGCAAACCAAACTCGTTCCCGAATTTGGTAGCTGTACTTGGCGCAACCTTAGCGACTACAGATAAAGGCAGCTATATCAATGACGAACAAAAGGAGGCTATCGATAATAGAATCGCTGCCGATGCCTTAGCCATCCAGACTGCAAATGCTGCAAAAGAAAAGGCAGAACAGGATTTACAGGCAGAAAAAGACTCCAGACAACAGGCAATCGATGCCGAAAAAGCGAACACAACCGCTGCTTTAACAGCAATGAGAACAGCTGCAACCGATGCAGGAGTAGAAAACATCGCTGAAAATGCAACGATGGAAGACATCAACACAGCACTTACTGCACAAATCGCTGTGTTAAACGGTAAACCAGGTGCTTCGCATACAAGTGGAGCTGCTGAAGATAAAAACACCGAAGGAGAACATAACTATATAAATTTTGAATCTTCAATCTATAAAGACCTACAATAA